The nucleotide sequence aaaaattagccagctaatagccagccaatagccagcCAATGAAGAGACATTAGCCAATAGCCGTTAGCTTAGCCAAAGCTCTAAATTTTTCTAGCTTTAGCCGTTAGCTTTAGCCAATCCCATTGGCTAGACATCCCTGAAGAAAACTGTTCCTGAAAGCGAAGTAAATAATTACGCTCCGTCCACTTCATCGGCTGCAGCTTCCCTCAGTAACGATTTGCAACAGTTAACATTAGGTGGCAGTAAAGCATCGACGAAAGGTTCCAAGAAAGataaattcgtcaaaatatttattGCTGAGCGCGAGCTGTGGGATATGTTGAGTGGAGAATGCTTGGCGTACTACGCGATATATTCTTCGCAAAAGAAAATCTCTTTTGTAACGGGTGAAGTATTAGAGCGTAAGGAAAAAACCCCGTTGGGCTTCCATATGGAAGCGTTTCATAATGCATTTGGAGAAGCGGAAGAACATAAGATCAAGCATTTACATTTACTGTCGGAAAACGAAGAAGCTATTCGATTgatgaaagagcatcaaaaaaaatatgaagaagaCGGTGATATGGAACCTGAGCAGTATCCTCGAGCTAATCTGTATTATCCAGACGATTTGATCAATTATTATACTGCCTGCTATGGTATCCCTGGATATGAATCCTTGAAATTTGAGTACGTTTCTTTTGAAGACGAAACTTACGAAGAAATGGTTCACGCCAGAGAACTTATTGAAGAATACATGGAAAATATGTTACTAGAACGAAGTGATATAACAATCGTTTTAATTACTTTATTAACACGAGAACAAATTATTTACATCATAACGAACTTATATTCGAAAAAGAACATCTAACGTACTACGAAAACGTGAACGTCAGTGTAACCAACTAAAACTAACTTACAGTGTTACCATACAATTAACACCCTTCCTCAATTTAGGTTCTTTAGAATTAAATTAAACCTAAATTGctacgaaaaaatttgaactttgtaaGGCTCAAAGCCTTCGTAAATACATCAGCTAACTGATTACCACTATCGATAGGTTTAAGGATAAATATACCATTGCTAATGTATTCTTTAACAAACTTAAAACGAGTATCTATGTGTTTCCTACGTTTAACGGAGGTACATTTACGATCAGTTAAAATAGAAATCGCGCCTTCATTATCCTCATAAATAGGTACAGGAGTACAATCTACTTTAAAATCTTTCACAAGTTCAATAATCCACAACAAGTGATCATTGATCAAATTCGAAACAGCAATGATCTCCGCATCAGTACTTGACATCGACACTGACTTCTGTTTCACAGTTCGCCACATCAtcaaatttccatgaaatttcacACAGTAACCTGTTACCGAACGACGATCGTTAGCATCGTTTGCCCAGTCAGCGTCAACATAACTTTCCACCACACTATTGTTTTCTTCAGCacatttcgaaattcgaaatttcatatCTACCGTACTAATCAGATATTTGAGTATCTGCTGAAGATGTTTATAATGTGTTTCAGAAAAAGCGTTTTGAAATTGGCTTAAATAATTCACTGCGAAGCAGATGTCAGGACGAGTGCCTACAGAAACAAACAAAAGAGCACCGATAATATTACGATAAGGTAAATTACATTCATCGTCTTCAGCTTTGGATAGCTGTATTTTTGGTTGAATCGGCAAATTACACGGGGTCGCATTTTCAAGACCGAATCTAGAGATAATTTTCTTAATAAAATTACTCTGATCTAAATACATAGTACCGTTATCAATATTATACTCAATATTAATTCCTAAGAAAGTCTTAACTTTACCTAGGTCTACAATATCGAATCTCTTGGACAAACTACATTTCACTTTATCAATGATATCTTGCCGTTTACAAATTATAAGAATATCATCTACGTAAATAAGAATAAACACAAGAATAATACCCACGAGCTTGTAATATAAACATGGATCATTTTCAGATCTCACAAAACCGAGGTCAATTACAACATATTCGTCAAACGTCTTATTAAACGTTTTAGAAGCGATGTCAAGGCCATAAATTGCCATATTTAGCAAACACACTTTCCTTTTACCATCAACTTCAAAACCGGGGGGTTGTTCTAGAAACACTTTATCCTTTAATTTACCGTGCAGAAACGCGTTTTTAATATCCATCTGATCGATAATTAGCCCTTCCTCAACTGCAATAATTAGCACACAACGAATCGTAACGGTATTCGCGACAGGAGCGTAAACATTCTCATCCGCACCAGTCCAATCCCAACCAGCTGCGACTAATCTCGCCTTACGCTTACCATCATCCTTTACTCGCAAAATCCATTTAGATTTAATCACCTTCGTGTCATTTGGCCTATCTACAAGCGTCCAAACGTTATGTTTCTTCATGCTACGAAGTTCATCCAATTGAGCTTCTTTCCAGCTCTCATCAATCTCGACATGATTAGATACACATAACAACGCTTCACACACATTCATGCTTACCTCATAGTCCTCTAAATACTTAGGTTTGCGACGTAAACGATTACCTGTTATCACCGGAGATTCAACAGAGGAATTAATGTCAGCTGACTGTCCAGACTGACCCTTCGATAAAGACGAATCTACAATAGAAGGAACTTCATTATTTACCGAACGCTGAGAAATTTCAGTTAACAAAGGAACAATATCCTTATACATGATACTTTCATCGAAATTAACATCTCGCCCAATCACTATACAATCGTCATCTAAATCCCATAAACGATATCCTTGAGGTGCATATCCCAACATAATACATTTCCTACTCTTCACATCGAACTTCTTACGCTTTTCTTTTGGTATGTGATTATACGCAAGACAACCAAATTTACGTAACTTCGAATAATCAGGTTTTCTACCATACCATTTTTCCGCAGGAATAATACTATTATCACGAGTCGGACAACGATTTAAAATGAAAGTAGCGCATCGAATAGCCTCAGACCAAAACTCCTTTGGTAAACCACTCTCAGATAAAATACACAAAGCCTTTTCTTCGAGCGAGCGATTCAATCTCTCCGCCATACCGTTTGACTGAGGACAATAAACGACAGTCTTCTGATTTTCAGTACCTTTCTCTTTCAGTAAATTTGATAACTCTTTAGACGTATACTCTTTACCATTATCACTACGAAAACGCTTAATTTTGGtaccaaaatgattttcagccatAGCTGCAAACTCACGAAACTTTTCTACCACTTCCGATTTCGAAACGATAGGAAAAACAGCACAAAAATGTGTACTATCATctaaaaaagtcacaaaataCTTTTCACCGTCAATACCTGGTACTTCGGCCGAACATACATCAGAAACAACCAAATCAAGCggcctttttgaaaatacatcacGTGGTTCATGCGGCAACTTCGTCTGTTTACCCATTTTACAATCACCACACATGTACTTAGAATCATTCATACTACAATCGAGATACTTCTCTGACTTGAGATGCCGAATCGATTCAACATTTAGATGCCCTAAGCGACTATGGATAGTTTTATACTCGACAATATTACATTCAACGATATCACTTTCTAAAGGTACACGTTTCAATAAATCTAGAATATAAAGCTTACCCTTACGAATAGCCATATAGATAACATTACCATCTTTATCTAGTATATCTGCTTTGGTCGCATAGAAAACAGTACGAAAACCTTTATCAGCCATCAGAGGAACAGATAGTAAATTATGACGGAAAGTTGGCACGTAACGAACGTTCTGTAGTATAACATGCTTCGTTTCAATTGTACCGATGCCGACAACTTTACTCTTCCCCTCGTTATCAGCTAAGGAAACTTCGGTTGGTTCTTTCAGATCGATGAGTTTCGTAAACAGAGATTTTTGCTTGCACATGTGATCTGTTGCTCCACTGTCTAACACGAAGATGATGGAATTCAAATCTTGTTCAGCAACATTTACCTCACTTTGAACGTTTTCCATttccgaagaagaagaagattcAACAATCCACGCGAACTGCTGAGATTGAGATTGTTTTGGCTGCACAACACAcgaactcgatttttttgctttcttttcaCAGTCTTTGGACATATGACCCTTTTCACcgcaaaaattacaacaaaacgGAAACTTCTTTCTGGGCTTCTTCTTCTTGTTTTCGGATACAAATGCCGTCGTTTCGGGATTTTTCTTGGTAACCGGCGCTTTACCTACGTTACCTTCTCTTTTCTTAATATCGTAATCGAGAAGAACACCACGTAGACCCTCTAAGGTTAGGTTCAGAGATGGcgcgattccgatttttttaaggagtcgtgagaatcgcatgaatccgattccggaatcggattccattttcgattcacctgacagatgaatcgaaaaatgtgaaatctgactcttttcaagcaggaatcgcaaatgtaatatgattcgcgattccggtaatttgattctcgcgactccgatatttcgattctcgcgactccgatattttgattctcgcgactccgatatttcgattctcgcaactcctcattacgattctcacgactcctcattacgattctctagactctcacaatgaacgaaatcacccaaattcaattgaaaagcacaaatacaaaaaagtgtaattttcataaatattcttttatctaatttttgccggttggcgctgaaaagtggttgtgaaagtgaatctgaatgatgaatttagaatttatcattgttttactaataacatggtgagttgaaaattttacataaatgaTTTTAGTTTAGTTGCCTTGTTCAAACTTGTTTTACTACTTTGCACTTTCTATATATTCCACAGGAGAACAAAAATTCTTCTTCAGCATCATCCTCAGGAAAGGAAAAACCTCGGAAAAGCAACagcaaagaaaaaagaaacacccTTCCAAAATTCTTCATAAAATGTAAGCTTCTGTAAAATTGCATTAATCACTTCTGATAGTAGGTACTGTACCTACTATCAGAAGTGATTAATGCAATTTTACAGAAGCTTACATTTTATGAAGAATTTTGGAAgggtgtttcttttttctttgctGTTGCTTTTCCGAGGTTTTTCCTTTCCTGAGGATGATGCTGAAGTAGAATTTTTGTTCTCCTGTGGAATATATAGAAAGCAGCGTTGTTGCGATTCGAGTCGCGTAAAGAATCGCTAATAGAACCGCGGAGCCGCGGTTCCGATCCGCGGCTCTTTCGCGATTCTCTCATTACAAGAATCGCAAAACACAATTTTGCGGTTCTCTGCATTTGCGGctcccaaattttcaagattacgccaaataaatgtgaaattttacagttgacttcttcaatttttcccctaatagtccggcatatgacaataggagtaattgcaccccccgccgatcctctgggacaacttttttcttaaaggggacatcccaaggaacattttaaagcaaacttgcaaaaaaaaaagttggtctgaCTTACAAAACgaaggccattttgattgacaggtcagccgaaatcgcagattgtgcgttttaacataggacttgcacgaaatttttcaaaccatacaaagaaagatcgaaagatcatgcaaaaattgaccacctgtcaaaattctaaagtgggtttttcgatttttggtgaatgtttGAACATCcaaattaggccaaaaatgagggaaaaaatcaaaattttaccaaattgaccgagaaagctgaaatttggccttacttacaaaatggcggccattttgattgacaggtcagccgaaatcgcagattttgcgtttcaacataggacttgcacgaactttttcaaacattataaaagtagatcgaaagatcatgcaaaaatttatcacctgtaaaaatttcaagcgctaaagtgcgttttttgatttttggtgaatttttgaaaatcgaattcaggccaaaaatgaggaaaaaaatcaaaattttaccaaattgaccaagaaagctgaaatttgggatataccctattttcgacatgccaaatcgattggaaacggtttcaacacgtttcgagcagttctggagcctccagcacatttttgaaactcgaaattcccacaaaattccatcaaattggagttgtacagctggaatttattctaaaaagtaacttcaatacgcttcgaaatactgcaggtgaatttcaagtcgttttggagcctccagcgactttttgaaaattcctgaagcctccagcagatttttgaaactttaaattttcactaaatttcatcaattggaaatggagaaagctgaaatctactctacactccaattttaacaacctctgaagacgacttcaggtgtgttcaagtaattttagggcctccagcgactttttttgaaaattactggagcctccagcagatttttgaaacattaaattttcacaaaatttcatgaaatggagatggaaagctgaaatttactctacactccaattttaacaccctctgaaaacgacttcaggtgggttcaagtcattttagggcctcgagcgacttttatgaaaattactcgagcctccagtagatttttgaaacttgaaatgtctccaacattaatttatcaaatggagttggcaagctgaaatttacttcgcagactacatggtggtttcaaatggttttgaagcttccagctacttttaggaaatttcacttttccaaaaaaacgtcatacaacctttcaaaaagttgcagaaggctccaaaacgacttgaaattcaccatcagtcaacttcgtagcgtattaaaatcagtttgcagaatgaatttcgactgcccatcttggtttgatgaaattttggggaaatttcaagtttaaaaaatctactggaggctccaataattttcaaaaaatgcgttggaggctctaaaatgacttgaaatttacctgcagtacttcgtagcgtattgaaattagtttttagaataaattttagcttttcaactccaatttgatggaattttgtgagaatttcgagtttaaaaaatcggctggaggctccagaattgctcaaaacgggttgaaaccgtttccaaaattccaatcgatttgttttttttgggggggagggggggattcttcaacaaataatgtgaatgaaaaaagcatcattttttcgaatatgtGTGAAActgctgaattgaaaaatcagtgccTCACTTACATTTACAGATATTATTTGTAATATTCCtgaattcattgaaaaacaaaatacagcTACAGAACAAcagaatgtattttcatttttcaatttattttatttcttgctttttaattaggtaccagTACAGACGagcctttatatttatttactaatgtttgttagaatgttcattttcatttcatcttcaatgcttcatttttatgaaatttaaggagttgtgatgggaatctggctggagtcgtgagaggaatctggttggagtcgtgagaggatcctaagatgagtcgtgagtggaatctgaatcggagtcgcgaaaggaatcggaatcgaaaattacgattcggattcggattcctatatctggcgaatctgataagcggaatcgggactcaaaattttgtggaatcacaccatttggaatccgattctcaagctcctggaatcgcgccaactctggttAGGTTGCTACCCGGTTTCCCTATTTCACCAAACGTTGCAATTAAGCCATCGAATTCAGCTGGTAATGTAGCTATGAGTGTCGCTACCGCATCAAGTTCTTCATCGTTCATGTTTGCTTTCGCGGATCTTATCTCATTTAAAGTGGCTTCAAATTCGGATAAATGATCCTCCATAGACGACTTGCCATCGTATTGCAGATTACTCATTTTACGTTTAGCATAAGCGAGCTGTAAGTACGACTTccgttcgaaatttttcaacagtccGTTCCAAATGTCACGTGCAATTGTCTTATCTCGAGCATATGACAGATGCGTGTTGGCGAGTAGCTCTACGAGTATACGTACTGTTTCGTCGTTCTTGGAAATCCAATCATCTGTACGATCTTTAACTGCTGGTGGATTTGTGGTTACATACGTATCTAGCTTTTGAGCTTTAAGCTCCGCTAGCACCCTTAATTTCCAGCAAGAAAAATTCTTTCCATCGAACTGCGCGATACGTGACACACGAACTGTATTATTTGAAGACatattcaaaatattacttccgaacgaaaaaataatcacttcCTTGGGCTGCTGGGCCCATAACCATTGTTACTAGAACGAAGTGATATAACAATCGTTTTAATTACTTTATTAACACGAGAACAAATTATTTACATCATAACGAACTTATATTCGAAAAAGAACATCTAACGTACTACGAAAACGTGAACGTCAGTGTAACCAACTAAAACTAACTTACAGTGTTACCATACAATTAACAAAATACTCCGATGTAACTCCGAATTTTACGCGCGTCTAGAGTCTGAAGGGCTACGAAACGTTCCCGCCAATCACAGCGCAGAGGGGCGGTTCTATGgacttgcaaattttttcagtttttatttttcgttgaaaatacgATATAATAAAGAGCTTTTTCGATTTTActaattaaaacagaaaattaaacgacttttttcttcaaattggttGGTAATCTAATCTTTAACCTACGTACGACAGTACTGTAACTTTACATTTACAACTTTACTGAATGAATACCAAATAGGAAAAGTCattcttgttttcatttcaaatccatCATAATTTATGATAATTACATCAATAAAAGCAATAGAGATCGAtaacttcaaaaagaaatactttGCAGTTGGAGCCAGTGAAAATGAATGTACAGATACATACAGATAGCTAGCTGCATAACTAGCGTGAGCCTACGTACTTATCTCTAGACTCTATCTATTATTAGATACCAGATTTTActcattgattttcatttttctccgcTGAAATGTCAAGTATTGAATTTACTGATGAGATCTTATTACtttgtaaaaatagtaaaaatacatGAGTGTGTGATAACTGATAGTTCTTTCTTATCAGATTACTTCATTCTTGCCAGGGAATGCCGGTGCTGAATGATAAAGTTAATCTGAATAGCTACCTAGGACTTGTACGTACTTTATTTCTGCATTGCGACagtgttttatttaaaataatatgcaaAACGTCCATTTATACCTAAATTACATtgtttaatgttttttcaatattgtgagAATGAATACAACACTTGAACGTCAGTGATAACGGTGATAAACATAACGCTGCGCTGTGATTGGCGGGAACGTTTCGTAGCCCGTCAGACTCTAGACGCGCGTCCGAATTTTTccgtttttacatttttgcgggtgtttattttgataattatgtatttattcatcagtatacttttttttactgtCGTTACTTTCTTCAGATTTCGATATTAGTTGAATGGGAGGTGTGAGAGAAGTGGTTAGCGGGTGTTTATATAGCTGGTAGTCTCTTATGAATTCTACATACATAATTTCATTTCTATAAAAGGATCTGGGATCGAGCCGAGAGCCGTCATATTGTTGGTGGCTAGATACTCATTTGAATGTGTGCATATCTTTACCTAGTAGGTATAATCTGTAAATAAATGGAATAGAGACTTGAGAGTATGAAAATTATGGTTGTGTTTTTCATGCTGATTAACATTGTTTTTGAATTCAGATTTTATGCAAGCTGTCTATGGAATATTTAAAATGAGTACTTTTATGTTGTCACTTGTTTGATGCACAGAAAATTTCTTAGTGCTTAcaaatctttctttttcaattacttacttTACTCAGTCTTACTTCTAAAATCttacaaataggtacaaaacTCGAAGACGATAGATTTCTGATTTCTGCGTTGTTTTGCTTGTGgatcacaatttttattgagGTATTATTTTGAACATTGTCGTTTGTGATCGTACATCTTGACGAATTTTGTAgaacaatattttgaaacatattaaaacaataatgaaaaaattcgccgTATTTCTTAGTAAGGTAGATTATTActaccaaaaacaaaatttgacagcggaaacaaaattatttcatctgaAACGTCTATGGCCGACGCCTTCTTTCTTCACGTAGGCAACTCAATCAACAACGTATGAGATTCTTTATTCAGTTTATTCTCTTCCCCGCGTACCACGCGGTTACTCCTAATTCTCATCATTTTCACTTCCTAACCAGTTGTTCTCTGCATTCTGCATCTGCATAATTATCTAGGTTTTGTTTTCTTCGTGTTTTAAGAAGTGTGTATTCGCCTTCGTCAATTCGTTTTGAGAAGCATTTTGTTTAGAAAAGAGGTATGTAGTATGTCAAATATATCTATGTAATGTACTGTACACTGATTCCATTGTATGCAATTATGTTATTTATGTTGGATAcatcattaatttttcatttatttcagaTTTTGCATTGTTGTTGGAAATGGCTGATTCACATTGCGAAATGGAACCGGTCGTTAGCGCCGCAATTATCGTGAAAATCAATAGTACCAATGTAACAGCAATTCTAGACGATACCTGTACGATCAACGCcattcataaaaaagttttcaaacgaatttgtTCGCAAGACGAGGCTGGCAATACGTATGACgaagttgaaaatattgatttggATTTCACTATCGATGGACGCTCAGTCACAGCTGTGTTTCGTGTTATGGGAAATTTGAACTCTGATATGATCTTGGGAAAAGAATTCTTCCGGTCAGTGAAAGCTCGTATCCATTCGGAACAAAGATTATTAAAGTGGTCCTATCAGGAAGAAGTGACGACCAACATCGTTGAAAACGATGCCAATTTCAGAGCTGTATCATCGGGTGGTAGCGATGCTTTCAATGAAGCCAAGTCGTCGGAAAAGGTATTTAAATTAGATTTATAATAAATCTCGTCCGTTTTTTAGCAGCACCGTAATCAAGTTCTGCgtttatacatacatatactatCATTTCTACAGGAAATTGGAACTGGCGAGCAGAATGCCGAACCTGaagggggaaaaaagaaaaaaaactcgaagaaaACTGACTGTGAAAGCGAAATAGATAATTACGCTCCGTCCACTTCATCGGCTGCAGCTTCTATCAGTAACGATTTGCAACTGTTAACATTAGGTAGCAGTAAAGCATCGACAAAAAGTTTCAAGAAAgataaatttgttaaaatatttattGCTGAGCGCGAGCTGTGGGATATATTGAGTGGAGAATGCTTGGCGTACTACGCGATATATTCTTCGCAGAAGAAAATCACTATTGTAACGGGTGAAGTAATGAAGCGTAAGGAGAAAACGGCGTTGGGTTTCCATTTGGAAGCATTTCATAATGCATTTGGAGAAGCAGAAGAGCGTGGAATAAAGCATTTACATTTACTGTCAGAAAATGAAACTGCCATTCGATTGATGAAGGagcatcaaaaaaaatatgaaaaacacgGTGAAATAGAACCTGAACAGTATCCTGGAGGTAATCTGTATTATCCAGACGATTTGGTCAATTATTACACTGCCTGCCTTCATATTCCTCAATTTGAATCCTTGAAATTTGAGTACGTTTCTTCTAAAGACGAAACTTATGAAGAATTGGTCCACGCCAGAGAACTTCTTAAAGAATACGTGGCAAATACCCCGATGTAATGTAACTCCGAATTTTTCAGTTAACAAGGCTATTTCCTTATTCtgttaattgtatttttttcaatacattttttctaTTGCCGTTACTTTCTTTAGATTTTGACATTAGTTGAAGGAGAGGTGTCAGAGAAGTGATTAGCAGTGTGATGGTGTTTATAGTTGAAGTTGGTGGCTTGGTAGAGACATGGTGCAAGTCTTTACTTGCAATCTGTAAATAAATGCAGAGTTTGAAAAATGCGATTCGATTCTATTGTTGTATTTTTCATactgattttaaatttgaatctACCATTGTTTTTTAATGCAGATTTCATGCAAGTCGACTATCAAATAATTAAAAGGAGTACCTACTCCCAAATATTGTCACTTGTCTCATGTCTGATGCACAGAAAAGTTCATCATTGATACAAATCTTTTTTCTCTCAACCACATTTCCCTTTAATACAGATACCTAAGGTGCAATACCGACTCGGAAACTAAGATAGATTTTCTGTGTTTTGCTtatgcatcaaaatt is from Planococcus citri chromosome 1, ihPlaCitr1.1, whole genome shotgun sequence and encodes:
- the LOC135831641 gene encoding uncharacterized protein LOC135831641, whose translation is MSMMADDLECEVQPIVRAAIYVKIGDINVTAILDETCVINAVHKKVFKRICLQDNDCVSYNEAENIELNFTIDGRPTVAVFRVLANLYADMTLGQEFFQSVKAHIHLELRLLKWSYQDELVITDMVEDDANFRALSGGSDAFDEVKSSEKETETGEPIAEPGGKKKKKKKKKKSKKTVPESEVNNYAPSTSSAAASLSNDLQQLTLGGSKASTKGSKKDKFVKIFIAERELWDMLSGECLAYYAIYSSQKKISFVTGEVLERKEKTPLGFHMEAFHNAFGEAEEHKIKHLHLLSENEEAIRLMKEHQKKYEEDGDMEPEQYPRANLYYPDDLINYYTACYGIPGYESLKFEYVSFEDETYEEMVHARELIEEYMENMLLERSDITIVLITLLTREQIIYIITNLYSKKNI
- the LOC135831642 gene encoding uncharacterized protein LOC135831642, which produces MADSHCEMEPVVSAAIIVKINSTNVTAILDDTCTINAIHKKVFKRICSQDEAGNTYDEVENIDLDFTIDGRSVTAVFRVMGNLNSDMILGKEFFRSVKARIHSEQRLLKWSYQEEVTTNIVENDANFRAVSSGGSDAFNEAKSSEKEIGTGEQNAEPEGGKKKKNSKKTDCESEIDNYAPSTSSAAASISNDLQLLTLGSSKASTKSFKKDKFVKIFIAERELWDILSGECLAYYAIYSSQKKITIVTGEVMKRKEKTALGFHLEAFHNAFGEAEERGIKHLHLLSENETAIRLMKEHQKKYEKHGEIEPEQYPGGNLYYPDDLVNYYTACLHIPQFESLKFEYVSSKDETYEELVHARELLKEYVANTPM